In a single window of the Anaerocolumna cellulosilytica genome:
- a CDS encoding alpha-galactosidase, giving the protein MGIIYDEVQSSFILQTKHSTYIMKILKEKYLSHIYWGSKIELPVVEEMELASGRGSFHANPDEDDSFSLDTRPIEYPAYGNTDLRMPAYMIQLENGSRITDLTYESYEIVKGKPVLQGLPAVYTESKDEAETLLITLSDRLIGLKVVLSYTVFKEYDAIIRSVKFLNLGETNLRLHRALSMAVDFDHFDYDLVTLSGSWGRERHIVKRSLVNGIQSIESRRGASGHSENPFMALSEKKATENTGQVYGFSLVYSGSFLAGVEVEQYKTARVVMGINPFDFEWLLEEGEEFQTPEVVMVYSKKGFGEMSRTYHRLYRNRLARGKYKNAERPILINNWEATYFNFTEQKLKDIAKEAAQLGMELLVLDDGWFGKRNTDNSSLGDWFVNREKLPGGLKILSEEINGYGMGFGLWFEPEMVSPDSDLYRAHPDWCLHVPDRSKSLGRKQAILDYSREDVQEAIITMLSEVLSTANISYVKWDMNRNMSEIGSALLPANRQKETAHRYILGVYRVMEVLTNKFPEVLFESCSGGGGRFDPGILYYMPQGWTSDDTDGVERLKIQYGTSLVYPASSMTAHVSAVPNHQTGRSTSLEFRGHVAMAGNFGYELDVTKLSDEEKQEVKEQIALYKELRQLVQYGDFYRLLSPFEGNITGWMYVSEDKREAAVFFYLVHYTANDRLYRFPLNGLAKEYTYSVNGKTSVTGTQLMNFGLQLPRGFGWGDFKSVLFLLKAEE; this is encoded by the coding sequence ATGGGAATTATATATGATGAAGTGCAAAGCAGTTTTATTTTACAAACAAAACATTCAACCTATATTATGAAGATATTAAAAGAAAAGTACTTATCACACATATATTGGGGGAGTAAGATTGAACTTCCGGTAGTGGAGGAGATGGAGCTGGCCTCTGGGAGGGGTTCCTTTCATGCCAATCCTGATGAGGACGATAGTTTTTCATTAGATACCAGACCAATAGAGTATCCGGCTTATGGGAATACAGATTTACGTATGCCGGCTTATATGATACAGCTAGAGAATGGTTCAAGAATCACAGATCTGACATATGAATCCTATGAAATTGTTAAAGGAAAACCTGTGTTACAAGGACTGCCGGCAGTTTATACCGAGAGTAAAGATGAAGCAGAAACACTACTTATTACACTGTCTGACAGGTTAATCGGTTTAAAAGTTGTTTTAAGCTATACAGTATTTAAGGAATACGATGCCATTATACGATCTGTGAAATTTTTGAATCTGGGAGAAACCAATTTAAGATTACACAGAGCGCTCAGTATGGCAGTGGATTTTGACCATTTTGACTATGATTTAGTGACTCTATCCGGAAGCTGGGGAAGAGAACGTCATATTGTAAAAAGATCTTTGGTAAATGGGATCCAATCCATTGAAAGCCGTAGAGGTGCCAGCGGACATTCTGAGAATCCCTTTATGGCACTGTCAGAAAAAAAGGCAACAGAAAATACCGGACAGGTATATGGATTCAGCTTGGTTTACAGTGGCAGCTTTCTGGCAGGAGTGGAGGTTGAACAGTATAAAACTGCCCGCGTAGTTATGGGGATCAATCCCTTTGATTTTGAGTGGTTGTTAGAAGAGGGAGAAGAATTTCAAACGCCGGAAGTTGTTATGGTTTATTCTAAAAAAGGGTTTGGGGAAATGTCTAGAACTTACCACCGATTATATAGAAACCGTCTGGCACGTGGTAAATACAAAAATGCAGAAAGACCAATTCTTATAAATAACTGGGAAGCCACGTATTTTAATTTTACAGAACAGAAATTGAAAGATATAGCAAAAGAAGCAGCGCAGCTTGGAATGGAATTACTGGTTTTGGATGACGGCTGGTTTGGTAAGCGGAATACGGATAATTCCAGTCTGGGTGATTGGTTTGTGAATCGGGAAAAATTACCGGGTGGATTAAAGATACTGTCTGAGGAGATTAACGGGTATGGTATGGGGTTTGGACTTTGGTTTGAACCGGAGATGGTTTCGCCCGACAGCGATTTATACCGTGCACACCCTGACTGGTGTCTGCATGTGCCAGACCGAAGTAAAAGTCTGGGACGGAAGCAGGCAATTCTTGATTATTCCAGAGAAGATGTACAAGAGGCCATTATAACCATGCTTTCAGAAGTGCTCTCAACTGCAAATATTAGTTATGTAAAATGGGATATGAACCGAAATATGTCCGAAATAGGTTCAGCTTTACTTCCGGCAAACAGGCAGAAAGAGACAGCTCACCGTTATATCCTTGGGGTTTATCGTGTTATGGAGGTATTAACGAATAAGTTCCCTGAGGTATTATTTGAAAGCTGTTCTGGTGGCGGCGGAAGATTTGATCCGGGTATACTGTATTATATGCCTCAAGGTTGGACAAGTGACGACACGGATGGGGTGGAGCGGTTAAAAATACAATATGGAACCAGCCTGGTATATCCTGCAAGCTCCATGACAGCCCATGTCTCTGCCGTTCCTAATCATCAGACCGGAAGAAGTACGTCCTTGGAATTTAGAGGGCATGTAGCAATGGCAGGTAATTTTGGTTATGAGTTGGATGTAACTAAGTTGTCAGACGAAGAAAAGCAGGAGGTTAAAGAGCAGATTGCGCTATATAAAGAGCTTAGACAGTTGGTTCAGTATGGGGATTTTTACAGATTATTAAGTCCTTTTGAAGGAAATATAACCGGCTGGATGTACGTGTCAGAGGATAAGAGGGAAGCGGCCGTATTTTTCTATCTCGTACATTATACGGCTAATGATAGATTATACCGATTTCCTTTAAACGGACTTGCTAAAGAATATACGTACTCCGTCAATGGAAAAACTTCTGTGACAGGTACACAGCTTATGAATTTTGGACTTCAACTGCCCAGAGGTTTTGGCTGGGGAGATTTTAAGAGTGTGTTGTTTCTCTTAAAGGCAGAGGAATAA